In a single window of the Candidatus Tisiphia endosymbiont of Nemotelus nigrinus genome:
- a CDS encoding DUF1376 domain-containing protein: protein MLKSKSKPFSLSSFLHGTNLLRHDELGIYIRLLEHMWISGGKLPNNDQKLAHFLNISLKKWQNYKKILQNFFIFSDKTFTHLKLKNEYQKLIKVSQQNSLNIAKRWEKHRSQLIEFAGEKDTPSNDTTVYTTVIRSYYLRAHASKDNYIDIRLEDDDRHVDKSPVIAKLAKTEIAELTQKLQRLFNKHDMPLPTDASLLIEWLESGISKDFIYQKIEQVVVRICQHQLQHPRSFAYFTAEIKRYC, encoded by the coding sequence ATGTTAAAATCTAAGAGCAAACCCTTTTCTCTATCATCTTTTCTTCATGGCACTAATTTACTTAGACATGATGAATTAGGAATTTACATTAGACTACTTGAACATATGTGGATAAGTGGCGGAAAATTGCCAAATAATGACCAAAAATTAGCACATTTTTTAAATATTTCGCTAAAAAAATGGCAAAATTATAAAAAAATTTTGCAAAATTTTTTCATTTTTTCTGATAAAACTTTTACACATTTGAAGTTGAAAAACGAATACCAAAAACTCATAAAAGTATCACAGCAAAATTCCTTGAATATAGCAAAGAGATGGGAGAAACATCGCAGTCAACTTATCGAATTCGCAGGGGAAAAAGATACCCCCTCTAATGATACGACCGTATATACGACCGTAATACGATCGTATTACCTACGCGCGCACGCGTCTAAAGATAATTATATTGATATAAGATTAGAGGATGATGATAGGCATGTGGATAAGTCACCAGTGATTGCCAAATTAGCAAAAACCGAAATAGCTGAACTAACTCAAAAGCTACAAAGGTTGTTCAATAAGCACGATATGCCTTTACCAACAGATGCGTCGTTGCTTATAGAATGGTTAGAAAGCGGTATTAGCAAAGATTTTATCTACCAAAAAATCGAGCAAGTAGTAGTTCGCATTTGCCAGCATCAACTTCAACACCCAAGGTCATTTGCTTATTTCACTGCAGAGATAAAACGATACTGTTAG
- a CDS encoding IS481 family transposase: MGQILHGCAKTTEAIRFAIQNSQESLKTLARKYSINPKTVAKWKKRTTLQDTCMGPKEPSSTVLTSEEEAMCIAFRKHTLLSLDDCLYALQVSIPKLTRSSLHRLLQRHNVSRLPEVKGNNKTKKKFKLYPIGYFHIDIAEVKTEEGKLYLFVAIDRTSKFVYVELLPRCTKTETAQFLRNLIKAIPYKIHTILTDNGIQFTNRTVDKHAWMHIFDRICYEYNIEHRLTKVNHPWTNGQVERMNRTIKEATVKRFYYDNHQQLKQHLYDFINAYNFAKRLKALKGLTPYEFIIKTWTSDPNKFIINPNLHSLGLNT, encoded by the coding sequence ATGGGACAAATATTACACGGCTGTGCCAAAACGACAGAGGCAATACGTTTCGCAATCCAAAATAGTCAAGAGAGCTTAAAGACTTTAGCAAGAAAATATTCTATTAATCCTAAAACAGTTGCTAAGTGGAAGAAACGAACTACATTACAAGATACTTGTATGGGTCCCAAAGAACCATCTTCTACAGTATTAACTTCTGAAGAAGAAGCTATGTGTATAGCATTTCGTAAACACACTTTATTATCTTTAGATGATTGCTTATATGCTTTACAAGTTAGTATTCCCAAGCTTACTAGATCTTCTTTACATAGACTTCTTCAACGCCATAATGTTAGTAGGTTACCGGAAGTAAAAGGAAATAACAAAACCAAGAAGAAGTTTAAACTTTATCCAATTGGTTATTTCCATATAGATATTGCTGAAGTCAAAACAGAAGAAGGTAAACTCTATCTATTTGTTGCTATTGATCGCACTTCAAAGTTTGTGTATGTAGAACTTTTACCAAGATGTACCAAGACAGAAACAGCACAATTTCTTCGTAATTTAATTAAAGCTATACCTTATAAAATTCATACTATTTTGACAGATAATGGTATTCAATTTACTAACAGAACAGTAGATAAGCATGCTTGGATGCATATTTTTGATCGTATTTGCTATGAATACAATATTGAACACAGGCTAACAAAAGTTAATCATCCATGGACTAATGGACAGGTAGAACGTATGAATCGTACTATTAAAGAGGCAACTGTTAAACGTTTTTATTATGACAATCATCAGCAACTTAAACAACATTTATATGATTTTATCAATGCCTACAATTTCGCAAAAAGACTTAAAGCTCTTAAAGGTTTAACTCCTTATGAATTTATCATAAAAACATGGACATCTGATCCAAATAAATTTATTATTAACCCTAACCTCCACTCCCTGGGACTAAACACCTAG
- a CDS encoding reverse transcriptase domain-containing protein, giving the protein MITTDYQVITETKLKRIAWLSSLDKSKRFNNLMHLFSENALAVCYHELDVKKATGVDGVNKTNYGLKLTENIGKLSDKLKRMAYIPGNIREVKIPKEGSNGKTRTLGISNFEDKICQKMMHKVLESIYEPIFLECSYGFRTGIGCHDAIRGLTQHLYSNEVESVIDLDLANFFGTIDRRILIEMLQEKIHDKKLIRYIIRMFKAGILSEGELIVQEEGTIQGNIASPILANIFAHYVLDEWFEEVVKQHCRGTVALFRYCDDGVICCRYQEDAKRIKIALAKRLEKYKLKLNEEKTKMVRFSKRKFSQNERQEAFDFLGFTFYFGKSRKGKIIPKVKSCSKRISAKLKKVNDWCKDIRNKHKLHVIWRSFCSKLRGHIQYYGVTFNIKAVNGFIRQSVKTLFKWLNRRSQRESFSWEKFCLFIECNPLPKVRIYHSLMQGSM; this is encoded by the coding sequence ATGATAACAACAGATTATCAAGTAATAACAGAAACAAAACTAAAGAGAATAGCATGGTTATCTTCATTGGATAAAAGTAAGAGATTTAACAACCTCATGCATTTGTTTAGTGAGAACGCACTTGCTGTCTGCTATCATGAGCTGGATGTTAAGAAAGCAACTGGAGTAGATGGAGTAAACAAAACTAATTATGGCTTAAAACTTACAGAAAATATTGGAAAATTGTCTGATAAACTAAAGAGGATGGCTTACATACCGGGCAATATTCGAGAGGTAAAAATACCGAAAGAAGGAAGCAATGGCAAGACTAGAACTTTAGGTATCAGCAACTTTGAAGATAAAATATGTCAGAAGATGATGCACAAAGTGCTTGAAAGTATATATGAGCCAATATTCTTGGAATGTTCCTATGGTTTCAGAACGGGAATAGGGTGTCATGATGCAATAAGAGGATTAACGCAACATCTTTATAGCAATGAGGTAGAGAGTGTAATAGACCTAGATTTGGCTAACTTCTTTGGTACTATTGATAGAAGGATATTGATAGAAATGCTGCAAGAGAAAATTCATGACAAGAAACTAATAAGATATATAATCCGCATGTTTAAAGCTGGAATATTGTCTGAAGGAGAACTGATTGTTCAAGAAGAAGGGACGATTCAAGGAAACATTGCTAGTCCCATCCTTGCAAATATTTTTGCTCACTATGTTTTAGATGAATGGTTTGAAGAAGTGGTAAAGCAACATTGCAGAGGAACAGTAGCATTATTTCGCTACTGTGATGATGGTGTAATATGTTGTAGATACCAGGAGGACGCCAAGAGAATAAAAATAGCTTTAGCAAAACGACTTGAGAAGTACAAACTTAAACTCAACGAAGAAAAGACCAAAATGGTTAGATTTTCAAAGAGAAAATTTTCTCAGAACGAAAGGCAAGAGGCTTTTGATTTTTTGGGTTTCACCTTTTATTTTGGTAAGTCTAGGAAAGGTAAAATAATACCTAAGGTAAAGAGTTGTAGTAAACGAATAAGTGCCAAACTGAAGAAGGTCAATGACTGGTGTAAGGACATTAGAAACAAGCATAAACTGCATGTCATATGGAGAAGTTTTTGTAGCAAGTTGAGAGGGCATATACAGTATTATGGTGTGACTTTTAATATTAAAGCAGTGAATGGCTTCATAAGGCAATCAGTGAAGACATTGTTTAAGTGGTTAAATCGTCGCAGCCAAAGAGAATCATTCAGTTGGGAGAAGTTTTGTCTGTTTATCGAATGCAATCCATTACCAAAGGTAAGAATATACCACTCCTTAATGCAAGGCAGTATGTGA
- a CDS encoding restriction endonuclease subunit S yields MATLTSTLYNFAFQKFSLKELEKCNDIEFLKGNGLSKTKIGSNEKYECILYGELYTLYNNLFIKEIYSRTDLKGKVLSKEGDVLIPSTTTADADGIAIARTLCKSNVIIGSDINIIRIHDKNRINPQYLSLVLSYPLKSELAKYARGANILHLNNTDIKKIKIPIPSLEEQENIIKLYQTKEQEIEDFKNKIKLLEMDMKNSIEGAFFQSKLHNSCMNLPDSVVADKGYDADERMRNKLKEEGIIAVIPSKKESRNPD; encoded by the coding sequence GTGGCAACGCTTACGTCTACTCTATATAATTTTGCTTTTCAAAAATTTTCTTTAAAAGAGCTTGAAAAGTGTAATGATATAGAGTTTTTAAAAGGAAACGGCTTGTCTAAAACAAAAATTGGTAGTAATGAAAAATATGAATGTATTTTATATGGCGAATTGTATACATTATATAATAATCTATTTATAAAGGAAATCTACAGCAGAACCGATTTAAAAGGAAAAGTTTTATCAAAAGAAGGTGATGTATTAATACCATCAACAACAACTGCCGATGCAGATGGCATTGCAATAGCAAGAACTTTATGTAAAAGCAATGTTATTATAGGTAGTGATATTAACATTATCAGAATACATGATAAAAATAGAATAAATCCGCAGTATTTATCTTTAGTCTTAAGCTATCCATTAAAAAGTGAATTGGCTAAATATGCAAGAGGAGCTAATATATTGCACCTTAATAATACAGATATAAAAAAGATAAAAATACCAATACCAAGTTTAGAAGAGCAAGAAAATATTATTAAATTATATCAAACAAAAGAGCAGGAAATCGAAGATTTTAAAAATAAAATCAAATTATTAGAAATGGATATGAAAAATAGCATAGAGGGTGCTTTTTTTCAGTCTAAACTCCATAACTCATGTATGAACCTGCCCGATTCTGTAGTTGCTGATAAAGGTTATGATGCTGACGAACGTATGAGAAATAAGCTAAAAGAAGAAGGTATAATAGCTGTAATTCCCTCCAAAAAAGAATCGCGTAATCCAGATTGA
- a CDS encoding adenosine deaminase family protein produces MQTHADTVKTNENDHYLITRDYYNNLITSNDPPIAEIGMLVNILPKGGDIHHHFIGAIHAETLLDYVKKEGFCIDPNSYQILKKPTKTSMTVDELRADIPKYNQLLSVWSTANFSNHSREQLAPDERFFDCFNYFCFLEDYIIQDGLMDLKKRAEAENVQYIETIFPFAPISTNVALDDINKLTSNTDDLTINQVLEKAMLLLEQDKVIQQDITYYSTMVTDKSRDIDDERFTMRFQPYVFRGNKPSLVFSGLYSAFSLAQNNRKIVGVNIVGAEHLVVAINDYTLHMKMFRFLKQKFPNVKLSLHAGELALGQVPPEGLRHHIRDAILIADADRIGHGVDIMHESNPYQLISTLLEKNALIEINLTSNEFILGIAGDNHPIKLYMRYGIPIAICTDDAGVSRNNLTQEYLLFISRYKPSYDQLKQVVYNSIKYSFLTEEEKKKQLNLLDKKFVLFEESIASRPVKSLEYNNYYI; encoded by the coding sequence ATGCAGACTCACGCAGACACTGTAAAAACAAATGAAAATGATCATTATCTCATTACACGTGATTACTACAATAATTTAATAACTTCCAATGATCCCCCTATAGCAGAGATTGGCATGTTGGTAAATATATTGCCCAAGGGTGGTGATATTCATCATCATTTTATCGGTGCTATTCATGCCGAAACTCTCTTAGATTATGTTAAAAAAGAAGGGTTCTGTATTGATCCTAACAGTTATCAAATTCTTAAAAAACCTACAAAAACATCTATGACTGTAGACGAACTTCGTGCTGATATACCGAAATATAATCAGCTTTTGTCAGTTTGGTCAACAGCAAATTTTAGCAATCATTCTCGCGAGCAATTAGCACCGGATGAAAGATTCTTTGATTGTTTTAACTATTTTTGTTTCTTAGAAGACTATATTATTCAAGATGGTTTGATGGATTTAAAGAAAAGAGCGGAAGCAGAAAATGTACAATATATAGAAACTATATTCCCTTTTGCCCCTATTAGTACAAATGTTGCTCTAGACGATATCAACAAATTAACAAGCAATACAGATGACCTTACTATTAATCAGGTTTTAGAAAAAGCTATGTTGTTGTTAGAACAGGATAAAGTTATACAGCAAGATATTACTTACTATTCAACGATGGTAACAGATAAATCTAGAGATATTGATGATGAGCGGTTTACCATGAGGTTTCAACCATATGTATTTCGTGGTAATAAACCCTCTCTGGTGTTTTCTGGCTTGTATTCCGCTTTCTCTTTGGCACAAAATAATCGTAAAATAGTTGGTGTAAATATAGTGGGGGCAGAACATTTAGTTGTTGCTATCAACGATTATACATTACATATGAAAATGTTTCGTTTTCTTAAACAGAAATTTCCTAATGTTAAATTATCCTTGCATGCGGGTGAATTAGCATTAGGGCAAGTTCCTCCAGAAGGGCTACGCCATCATATTCGTGATGCTATATTGATAGCTGATGCAGATCGTATTGGTCACGGGGTAGATATTATGCATGAATCTAATCCTTACCAACTAATAAGTACATTACTGGAAAAGAATGCACTTATTGAAATTAATTTAACTAGTAATGAATTTATTTTAGGCATTGCAGGTGATAACCATCCTATCAAGCTCTATATGCGTTATGGGATACCAATTGCCATTTGTACTGATGATGCAGGAGTATCCCGCAATAATTTAACTCAAGAATATTTATTATTTATTAGTCGTTATAAGCCTTCTTATGATCAATTAAAACAAGTCGTCTACAATAGTATTAAATATTCTTTCTTAACGGAAGAGGAAAAGAAAAAACAACTGAATTTGCTCGATAAAAAGTTTGTTCTTTTTGAAGAAAGTATAGCTAGTCGACCCGTCAAAAGTCTAGAATATAACAACTACTATATTTAA
- a CDS encoding outer membrane protein assembly factor BamE: MKFIIIRTFLISSMLLTLCSCQTIESRGQYVDDNLLDTLKEKRFNKSKVEDLIGTPTIIPDYTPNTWYYVQRSLARRAWFEPKVMEQKIVKITFNKKNVIEEVLVLSDSHKDDITIMGEYTKTYGTELNGLQKFVKNIGRFNKTTEGKKKKNR; this comes from the coding sequence ATGAAATTTATTATAATTCGAACTTTTCTTATTTCATCTATGTTACTCACATTGTGTAGTTGCCAAACTATAGAATCAAGGGGACAGTATGTTGATGATAATTTATTAGATACACTTAAAGAAAAAAGATTTAACAAATCGAAAGTAGAAGATTTAATTGGTACACCAACAATTATACCCGACTATACTCCTAATACTTGGTATTATGTTCAACGTTCTTTAGCTAGGAGAGCATGGTTTGAACCAAAAGTAATGGAACAAAAAATAGTAAAAATTACTTTTAATAAAAAAAATGTAATTGAGGAAGTTTTAGTACTTAGTGATTCGCATAAAGATGATATAACTATAATGGGGGAATATACGAAAACTTATGGTACAGAATTAAACGGACTACAAAAATTTGTAAAGAATATTGGTAGGTTTAATAAAACTACTGAGGGAAAAAAGAAAAAGAACCGATAA
- the rpmF gene encoding 50S ribosomal protein L32: MAVPKKKTSKSRRNMRRSHLALGKINVIIDSQTGEYKLPHHISLADGTYNGRQVIVKKQEKDEEVA, translated from the coding sequence ATGGCAGTTCCAAAAAAGAAAACATCAAAATCAAGACGTAATATGAGACGTTCTCACCTTGCGCTTGGTAAAATTAATGTAATAATAGATTCTCAGACAGGGGAATATAAACTTCCTCATCATATATCTTTAGCTGATGGCACATATAATGGTCGTCAAGTTATTGTTAAGAAGCAAGAAAAAGATGAAGAAGTAGCATAA
- a CDS encoding beta-ketoacyl-ACP synthase III yields MACKILGCGFYLPERVVTNAEISLSVDTNNEWIRSRTGILERHIAADNEYTSHLAVKASQDAIDDAGLKASSIDLIITCTTTPDNSFPSTASKLQGYLGLGNVPSFDLQAVCSGFVYGLHVADSLMKSRKYKTILLVGAEKMSSLIDWSDRATCILFGDGAGAVVLQYSDDSSGIIDSNIYSDGRYHDILYTDGGVSSNGKIGAIKMKGQEVFRHAVEKMSKTGEEILRNNNFTVENVNHFIPHQANVRIIDAVVERLKIDPSKVVKTVEKHANCSAASIPLALASLKSYGNIKKGDILLFTAIGAGVSWGSALIRW; encoded by the coding sequence ATGGCTTGTAAAATTCTTGGATGTGGTTTCTATTTGCCGGAGCGTGTTGTTACTAACGCAGAAATATCATTATCGGTTGATACTAACAACGAGTGGATTCGTTCAAGGACTGGTATATTAGAGAGGCATATTGCGGCTGATAATGAGTATACATCACATTTAGCTGTTAAAGCCAGTCAGGATGCTATAGATGACGCTGGATTAAAGGCATCATCTATAGATTTGATAATTACTTGTACCACTACTCCGGATAATAGTTTTCCTTCTACCGCCTCTAAGTTACAAGGTTATCTAGGGCTTGGTAATGTGCCTTCATTTGACTTACAAGCAGTGTGTTCGGGTTTTGTATACGGTTTACATGTTGCTGATTCTTTAATGAAATCCAGAAAATATAAAACAATATTATTAGTTGGTGCTGAAAAAATGTCGTCTCTAATAGATTGGAGTGATAGAGCTACTTGTATTTTATTTGGTGATGGTGCTGGTGCAGTAGTCTTGCAATATAGTGATGATAGCTCTGGTATAATAGATAGTAATATTTATTCGGATGGTCGTTATCACGATATTCTTTACACTGATGGTGGTGTAAGTAGCAATGGCAAAATCGGTGCAATAAAAATGAAAGGACAGGAAGTTTTTAGACATGCAGTAGAAAAGATGAGTAAGACAGGTGAGGAAATATTGCGTAATAATAATTTTACCGTAGAGAATGTTAATCATTTTATTCCACATCAGGCAAATGTAAGAATTATAGATGCAGTTGTAGAACGACTAAAAATTGATCCTAGTAAAGTAGTAAAGACAGTGGAAAAACATGCTAATTGTTCCGCTGCTTCAATTCCTCTAGCACTTGCTTCTTTAAAATCTTATGGTAATATTAAAAAAGGTGATATATTGCTTTTCACGGCTATTGGTGCTGGAGTAAGTTGGGGATCGGCTTTAATCAGATGGTAA
- a CDS encoding HU family DNA-binding protein — translation MLKAKLGLSSLICEEIVNQIFNNIQQMASKQRLTLAGFGIFCTRIKKPRPGINFHTKEVVIIPEKEVIRFIPARKLKLLINKNAG, via the coding sequence ATGTTAAAAGCTAAATTGGGGCTATCAAGTCTTATATGTGAAGAAATAGTTAATCAAATATTTAACAATATTCAGCAAATGGCAAGCAAGCAAAGATTGACGTTAGCAGGTTTTGGTATTTTCTGTACTAGAATAAAAAAGCCTAGACCTGGTATAAATTTTCATACAAAAGAAGTAGTGATAATTCCAGAAAAAGAAGTAATACGTTTTATACCAGCCAGAAAATTAAAATTATTAATTAATAAAAATGCAGGATAA
- a CDS encoding MerR family transcriptional regulator has protein sequence MQDKKYYSIGEVTKLLNIHSYQLRYLERMLPNLTIHKIRNRRYYTSQDIEYLKTHMTTKSVPIELEQPLDLLDNQVNKIDCLIKNFYDLSLTIQQILSKVGI, from the coding sequence ATGCAGGATAAAAAATATTATTCTATTGGGGAAGTAACAAAACTTCTAAATATTCACTCTTACCAGCTAAGATATCTAGAGCGTATGTTGCCAAACCTAACTATACATAAGATACGTAATAGACGATATTATACAAGTCAGGATATTGAATATTTGAAGACCCATATGACAACAAAGAGTGTCCCTATAGAATTAGAACAGCCTCTTGACCTACTGGATAATCAAGTAAATAAGATTGATTGCCTAATTAAAAATTTTTATGATTTATCGTTAACTATCCAACAAATTCTGTCTAAGGTTGGTATATAG
- the lpxC gene encoding UDP-3-O-acyl-N-acetylglucosamine deacetylase has translation MQVSILNPVSCYGVGVHSGNITQLTLRPAAENTGIVFVRTDVRQEINFIQASCLNVSKTSLSTTIKNEHNISVSTIEHLMAALWGCGIDNLIVEIDGPEVPIMDGSSKAFVFMIECAGRQLQNAPKKYLKILKEIRAIHKDCELVCSPARSMTIDMTIDFASKAIGKQNLLFSENESFKNNIADARTFGFVHELEYLKSKGLARGASLDNAIGIDQDIIINHDGLRYSDEFVRHKLLDLFGDLYTTGGHLIANITGYKTSHALNNQFLRQVFSDPSAYQWVSDREI, from the coding sequence ATGCAAGTATCAATACTAAATCCCGTGAGTTGTTACGGGGTAGGCGTTCATTCTGGTAACATTACTCAGTTGACTTTAAGGCCAGCCGCAGAAAATACTGGTATTGTTTTTGTCAGAACTGATGTAAGGCAAGAGATAAATTTTATTCAAGCTAGTTGTTTGAATGTATCAAAGACTTCTTTATCTACTACCATAAAAAATGAGCATAATATTTCTGTTTCAACTATAGAGCATTTAATGGCAGCTCTTTGGGGATGTGGAATCGATAACTTAATAGTTGAAATTGATGGTCCTGAAGTGCCGATAATGGATGGCAGCAGTAAAGCATTTGTTTTTATGATAGAATGTGCTGGCAGACAATTACAAAACGCTCCAAAGAAATACCTAAAAATCTTAAAAGAAATTAGAGCTATTCACAAAGATTGCGAGTTAGTATGTAGTCCTGCTCGTAGCATGACGATTGATATGACAATAGATTTTGCTAGTAAAGCTATTGGTAAGCAAAATTTACTCTTTTCAGAAAATGAATCTTTCAAAAATAATATTGCTGATGCTAGAACTTTTGGATTTGTTCATGAACTTGAATATTTAAAAAGTAAAGGTTTGGCACGTGGTGCCTCTCTCGATAATGCTATAGGTATAGATCAAGATATTATAATAAATCACGATGGCCTTAGATATAGCGATGAATTTGTGCGGCACAAACTTCTCGATCTATTCGGAGATTTATATACTACAGGAGGTCATCTAATAGCTAACATCACTGGTTATAAAACTAGCCATGCTCTAAATAATCAATTTTTACGACAAGTATTTAGCGACCCTAGCGCCTATCAATGGGTTAGTGATAGAGAAATTTAA
- the lpdA gene encoding dihydrolipoyl dehydrogenase: protein MQEFDLIVIGSGPAGYTGAIRAAQLGMKVACIEKRVTLGGTCLNVGCIPSKVLLNFSEKYHEVLNHCTDIGIMTSAKLDLQKMMTKKSQIVSDLCKGIESLFAKNKITKFTGSAKFISANLVEITNGTSIEQISAKNILIATGSDIIEMPNIVVDEEYIVSSTGALSLAKVPETMVVIGGGSIGLELGSVWNRLGSKVTVIEYAGSIVPALDKEIIGQFTKILQKQSIELRLNTKVLSAEKKAGKVILNIQQTADNLVQQITADIVLLAVGRKAHTTDLGLDKLAIETDKQNRITVNSQFQTIIPNIYAVGDVIAGPMLAHKAEEEAVAAAEIMAGLAGHVNYNLIPSVIYTYPEVASIGLTEEQLKEAKIDYKVGKFPFLANSRARSTGSTDGMVKILADSVTDKVLGAHIIGPSAGTMIAELVAFMEFGASSEDIARTCHAHPTLSEGIKEAALAIDKRAINF from the coding sequence ATGCAAGAATTTGATTTAATAGTGATTGGTAGTGGTCCTGCTGGTTATACAGGAGCAATAAGAGCAGCCCAGTTAGGTATGAAGGTTGCCTGTATAGAGAAAAGGGTAACGCTTGGTGGTACTTGCCTAAATGTTGGCTGTATTCCTTCCAAGGTATTGCTAAATTTCTCTGAGAAATATCATGAAGTATTGAACCATTGTACCGATATTGGCATTATGACCTCAGCCAAACTTGATTTACAAAAAATGATGACTAAAAAAAGTCAGATAGTATCAGACTTATGCAAAGGCATAGAAAGCTTGTTTGCAAAAAATAAAATCACTAAATTTACAGGAAGCGCCAAATTTATTTCAGCCAATCTTGTCGAAATTACTAACGGTACATCAATTGAACAGATATCGGCTAAAAATATTTTAATTGCTACTGGCTCTGATATTATTGAAATGCCCAATATTGTTGTTGATGAGGAATATATAGTTTCATCAACGGGAGCTTTGAGTCTTGCTAAAGTCCCAGAAACTATGGTAGTGATTGGTGGTGGTTCTATCGGTTTAGAGCTTGGTTCGGTATGGAATAGGCTTGGTTCTAAAGTAACGGTTATTGAATATGCTGGAAGTATTGTGCCAGCTTTAGATAAAGAGATTATTGGTCAATTTACCAAAATCCTGCAAAAGCAATCTATTGAATTGCGATTAAATACTAAGGTGCTGTCTGCTGAGAAAAAAGCAGGAAAAGTTATTTTGAATATACAACAAACAGCTGATAACTTAGTGCAACAAATAACTGCTGATATAGTGCTATTGGCTGTTGGTAGAAAAGCCCATACAACAGATTTAGGTTTAGATAAATTAGCTATTGAAACGGACAAACAAAATAGAATTACGGTAAATAGCCAGTTCCAAACAATAATTCCGAATATTTATGCTGTCGGTGATGTAATTGCTGGTCCTATGCTTGCTCATAAAGCAGAAGAGGAAGCTGTTGCTGCCGCTGAAATTATGGCAGGCTTAGCAGGTCATGTTAATTATAATCTTATTCCAAGTGTTATCTACACTTATCCAGAAGTGGCAAGTATTGGTTTAACAGAAGAACAATTAAAAGAAGCTAAGATTGATTACAAAGTTGGTAAATTTCCATTTTTGGCAAATAGTCGAGCGAGAAGCACAGGTTCTACTGATGGGATGGTGAAGATATTAGCTGATAGCGTAACGGATAAAGTGCTTGGAGCACATATTATAGGTCCTTCAGCTGGTACTATGATTGCAGAGCTTGTAGCATTTATGGAATTTGGTGCTTCCTCAGAAGATATAGCCAGAACTTGCCACGCCCATCCTACCTTGAGTGAAGGCATAAAGGAAGCGGCTTTGGCTATAGATAAGAGGGCTATTAATTTTTAG
- the ruvC gene encoding crossover junction endodeoxyribonuclease RuvC, translated as MVILGIDPSLAGMGWGVIDTDPLKYLASGVIKTKSTELMHKRLAFIVASLQKVIIQYQPVVVAMEETFVNMNSVSSLKLGYARGAVMSLIGGYDVAFQEFKPNVIKKSVVGYGHAEKNQVLQMIKLLLPGTSSISNFDEADALAVAYVCFAYTPKV; from the coding sequence TTGGTTATACTAGGAATTGACCCATCTTTAGCTGGTATGGGGTGGGGGGTAATTGATACTGATCCTCTGAAATATTTAGCTAGCGGGGTTATAAAGACTAAATCAACTGAACTGATGCATAAAAGACTAGCTTTCATTGTTGCGTCCTTGCAAAAGGTAATAATACAATATCAACCTGTTGTTGTTGCGATGGAGGAGACCTTCGTTAATATGAATAGTGTATCATCTTTAAAATTGGGATATGCTAGAGGAGCGGTCATGTCGCTTATTGGAGGATATGATGTTGCTTTTCAAGAGTTTAAACCTAATGTTATTAAGAAATCGGTAGTGGGCTATGGTCATGCTGAAAAAAATCAAGTTTTGCAAATGATTAAGCTTTTACTACCAGGGACAAGTAGCATTAGTAACTTTGATGAAGCGGATGCTCTTGCGGTGGCTTATGTTTGCTTTGCTTATACCCCAAAAGTTTAA